The proteins below come from a single Tachypleus tridentatus isolate NWPU-2018 chromosome 13, ASM421037v1, whole genome shotgun sequence genomic window:
- the LOC143238543 gene encoding pupal cuticle protein Edg-84A-like isoform X1: MVTPPHGIKVDKIDEQSKSSTKHHSSNMIVKIATFFALLVVVRGGLYHGLAGGSSVSSRRQDDFGNYAFNYDIVDPLGATNGRWEAGDGYGNKRGAYSLTDIDGRARRVEYVADGAGFRAVVKTNEPGTAASAPAAAVVASSQPGVVAHGPAVVKAHVTAASAYAYGNPVHAAGIYRAPVYGAGFLKYH, translated from the exons ATGGTAACACCACCACATGGTATAAAAGTAGACAAAATAGACGAACAGTCCAAGTCGTCCACAAAACACCACAGTAGCAACATGATCGTTAAG ATTGCCACCTTTTTCGCCTTACTAGTTGTCGTCCGTGGTGGTCTGTACCATGGTTTAGCAGGCGGTTCTAGTGTCAGTTCTCGCCGCCAGgat gaCTTTGGTAACTACGCCTTTAACTACGACATTGTTGACCCACTCGGGGCTACCAATGGCCGTTGGGAGGCTGGAGACGGATACGGAAACAAACGTGGAGCTTACAGTCTGACTGACATCGACGGTCGTGCCCGCAGAGTTGAGTACGTTGCTGATGGTGCCGGTTTCCGTGCTGTGGTAAAGACCAACGAGCCAGGAACAGCAGCTAGTGCTCCTGCTGCAGCCGTTGTGGCGTCCAGCCAACCAGGTGTTGTCGCTCACGGACCTGCTGTAGTGAAGGCTCATGTTACTGCTGCCTCTGCCTATGCATATGGAAACCCTGTTCACGCCGCTGGTATCTATAGGGCTCCTGTGTATGGAGCTGGATTCTTGAAGTATCATTAA
- the LOC143238543 gene encoding cuticle protein 14-like isoform X2: MVTPPHGIKVDKIDEQSKSSTKHHSSNMIVKIATFFALLVVVRGGLYHGLAGGSSVSSRRQDDFGNYAFNYDIVDPLGATNGRWEAGDGYGNKRGAYSLTDIDGRARRVEYVADGAGFRAVVKTNEPGTAASAPAVVKAHVTAASAYAYGNPVHAAGIYRAPVYGAGFLKYH; encoded by the exons ATGGTAACACCACCACATGGTATAAAAGTAGACAAAATAGACGAACAGTCCAAGTCGTCCACAAAACACCACAGTAGCAACATGATCGTTAAG ATTGCCACCTTTTTCGCCTTACTAGTTGTCGTCCGTGGTGGTCTGTACCATGGTTTAGCAGGCGGTTCTAGTGTCAGTTCTCGCCGCCAGgat gaCTTTGGTAACTACGCCTTTAACTACGACATTGTTGACCCACTCGGGGCTACCAATGGCCGTTGGGAGGCTGGAGACGGATACGGAAACAAACGTGGAGCTTACAGTCTGACTGACATCGACGGTCGTGCCCGCAGAGTTGAGTACGTTGCTGATGGTGCCGGTTTCCGTGCTGTGGTAAAGACCAACGAGCCAGGAACAGCAGCTAGTGCTC CTGCTGTAGTGAAGGCTCATGTTACTGCTGCCTCTGCCTATGCATATGGAAACCCTGTTCACGCCGCTGGTATCTATAGGGCTCCTGTGTATGGAGCTGGATTCTTGAAGTATCATTAA